A region of Epinephelus fuscoguttatus linkage group LG1, E.fuscoguttatus.final_Chr_v1 DNA encodes the following proteins:
- the dctn2 gene encoding dynactin subunit 2, with amino-acid sequence MADPKYANLPGIAFNEPDVYETGDLPEDDQAQFESEELCSDSVERIVVNPNAAYDKFKDKHVNTKGLDFSDRISRSRRVGYESGEFEILGEGCGVKETPQQKYQRLVNEIQELTQEVDAIQAATKESNAEERLTPVVLAQQAAQLKQQLVSAHLDSLLGPQAHINLADPDGALARRLLTQLEAAKGSRGSSAGDNKPTASAKGPDGVVLYELHSRPEQEKFNESAKMAELEKRLAELEMAVGSGSDKQGPLSAGVQGASLMDTIELLQARVSALDSATLDQVEARLQSVLGKMNEIAKHKAAIEDAETQNKVSQLYDVVQKWDAMSTSVPQVVQRLVAVKELHEQAMQFGQLLTHLDTTQQMINNSLKDNNTLLTQVQQTMKENLVAVEENFAALDQRMKKLSK; translated from the exons ATGGCTGATCCTAAATACGCAAACTTGCCGGGAATT GCCTTTAACGAGCCGGATGTGTATGAGACTGGTGACCTCCCAGAAGATGACCAGGCTCAGTTTGAGTCG GAGGAGCTCTGCAGTGACAGCGTGGAGAGGATCGTGGTCAACCCCAATGCAGCCTATGACAAGTTCAAAGACAAGCACGTCAACACCAAGGGGCTTG ACTTCTCAGACAGAATCAGTAGAAGCAGAAGAGTGGGCTATGAGTCAGGAGAATTTGAGATC CTTGGAGAGGGCTGCGGAGTGAAAGAGACGCCCCAGCAGAAGTACCAGCGCCTGGTGAATGAGATCCAGGAACTCACTCAGGAGGTGGATGCTATCCAG GCTGCGACAAAGGAAAGCAATGCAGAGGAGCGCCTGACCCCGGTGGTACTCGCCCAGCAGGCAGCGCAGCTCAAACAGCAGCTGGTTTCTGCCCATCTTGACTCTCTGCTGGGACCACAGGCACACATCAACCTGGCTGACCCAGATGGTGCGCTGGCCAG GCGTCTGCTCACCCAGCTGGAAGCGGCCAAGGGCAGCCGTGGCAGCTCGGCAGGAGACAACAAGCCGACGGCATCAGCGAAGGGCCCAGATGGAGTGGTACTCTACGAGCTGCACAGCAGACCAGAGCAGGAAAAATTCAACGAGTCTGCCAAG ATGGCGGAACTGGAGAAGCGTCTAGCTGAGCTGGAGATGGCTGTTGGCTCAGGATCAGACAAGCAG GGTCCTCTGAGTGCTGGTGTACAAGGAGCCAGTTTGATG GACACCATAGAGCTCCTGCAGGCGAGGGTCAGTGCACTGGACTCTGCTACTCTGGATCAAGTGGAGGCCAGACTGCAG AGTGTCCTCGGGAAGATGAATGAGATCGCTAAACACAAGGCAGCGATCGAGGAtgctgagacacaaaacaag GTGTCGCAGCTTTATGACGTGGTGCAGAAGTGGGATGCCATGTCCACTTCTGTGCCTCAGGTGGTGCAGAGGCTTGTCGCTGTCAAGGAGTTGCACGAGCAAG CCATGCAGTTTGGCCAGCTGCTGACCCACCTGGACACCACTCAGCAGATGATCAACAACTCTCTGAAGGACAATAACACTCTGCTAACACAG